In Carya illinoinensis cultivar Pawnee chromosome 6, C.illinoinensisPawnee_v1, whole genome shotgun sequence, a single genomic region encodes these proteins:
- the LOC122313362 gene encoding endo-1,4-beta-xylanase 5 isoform X1 translates to MRDTLAFSLWAFFLVMVPPLVASYAGPLYDYTAYTECKKQPEEALYKGGILSNQPVSRIGVSAISAYSPALILYNLTQGTIYCFSSWVKIQGAESALIRASLKTEDTSYDCIGTVLAKRGCWSFLKGGFVLSSTSHLSILFLQTSDNTDINIAIASNSIQPFTREQWSTNQQYMINSQRKRAVTVHVSNEHGERLQGAAINIEQVSKDFPFGSAIAKTILGNLPYQNWFTKRFNAAVFENELKWYATEPKQGKVDYTIADQMVGFVRANQIMARGHNIFWEDPKYTPAWVLNLTGPELQSAVNSRIQSLLSKYSEEFIHWDVSNEMLHFDFYEQRLGPNATLHFYEIAHQSDPLATLFMNEFNVVEGCSDVNSTVDTYISRLRELDQGDVSMDGIGLESHFTVPNPPLMRAILDKLATLGLPIWLTEVDISNALDKEQQAIYLEEVLREGFSHPSVNGIMLWTALHPNGCYQMCLTDHNFQNLPAGDVVDKLLKEWQTGKIEGETDEHGSYSFYGFLGQYEISVRYGSRSANSTISLGRADETKHYNIRL, encoded by the exons ATGAGGGACACTCTTGCTTTTAGCCTCTGGGCTTTCTTCCTCGTCATGGTTCCTCCCTTGGTCGCTTCATATg CTGGGCCTTTGTATGATTACACCGCTTACACCGAG TGTAAAAAACAGCCGGAGGAGGCACTTTACAAGGGAGGGATTCTCAGCAATCAGCCTGTGAGCCGGATTGGCGTTTCTGCAATTAGTGCGTATTCACCGGCCTTGATATTGTACAATCTTACCCAGGGGACTATTTATTGCTTCTCCA GTTGGGTCAAGATACAAGGCGCAGAGTCAGCTCTCATAAGGGCAAGCCTAAAGACAGAAGACACGAGCTATGACTGTATAGGGACTGTTTTGGCCAAGCGTGGATGCTGGTCATTTCTCAAGGGTGGATTTGTCCTGAGCTCAACTTCTCATTTATCTATCCTGTTCCTTCAG ACTTCGGACAATACGGATATCAATATAGCAATTGCAAGCAATTCAATACAGCCATTTACCAGGGAGCAATGGAGTACAAATCAGCAATATATGATTAACAGT CAAAGGAAGCGTGCCGTGACAGTCCATGTCTCAAATGAACACGGAGAACGGTTGCAAGGGGCTGCTATTAACATAGAACAAGTATCAAAAGATTTCCCTTTCGGATCTGCAATAGCTAAGACCATTCTCGGAAATCTGCCATATCAA AACTGGTTTACTAAGCGATTCAATGCAGCAGTGTTTGAAAATGAACTCAAGTGGTATGCCACAGAGCCAAAGCAAGGGAAGGTCGACTACACCATTGCAGACCAAATGGTGGGATTTGTTCGAGCTAACCAAATCATGGCTAGAGGCCACAACATATTCTGGGAGGACCCAAAATACACTCCAGCATGGGTTCTTAACCTCACGGGTCCTGAATTACAATCAGCTGTCAACTCACGCATACAGAGTCTGCTGAGCAAATACAGTGAAGAATTCATTCACTGGGATGTCAGCAATGAGATGCTGCACTTCGATTTCTACGAGCAACGCCTTGGCCCTAATGCCACATTGCATTTCTATGAGATAGCACACCAGTCTGACCCTTTGGCAACACTGTTTATGAACGAGTTTAATGTGGTCGAGGGCTGCAGCGATGTGAATTCCACTGTTGATACCTACATCTCAAGGCTGAGAGAACTCGATCAAGGTGACGTTTCGATGGATGGAATTGGTCTAGAGAGCCACTTTACGGTACCAAACCCTCCTCTAATGAGAGCTATTTTGGACAAGTTGGCCACGCTAGGGCTTCCCATATGGCTTACTGAGGTGGATATTAGCAATGCACTTGACAAAGAACAACAG GCCATTTACTTAGAAGAAGTATTGAGAGAAGGTTTTTCACATCCTTCAGTGAATGGGATAATGCTTTGGACTGCGCTCCATCCCAATGGGTGTTACCAAATGTGCTTGACTgaccataattttcaaaatctgcCGGCTGGAGATGTGGTTGACAAGCTCCTGAAAGAGTGGCAAACTGGGAAGATTGAGGGTGAGACAGATGAGCATGGTTCTTATAGCTTTTATGGCTTCTTAGGACAGTACGAAATAAGTGTTAGATATGGCAGCAGAAGTGCAAATTCAACGATCTCGCTTGGTCGAGCTGATGAAACAAAGCACTATAACATTCGATTGTAA
- the LOC122313362 gene encoding endo-1,4-beta-xylanase 5 isoform X2, with amino-acid sequence MGIVKTVGWTRCSKLIMAVSVQKQCKKQPEEALYKGGILSNQPVSRIGVSAISAYSPALILYNLTQGTIYCFSSWVKIQGAESALIRASLKTEDTSYDCIGTVLAKRGCWSFLKGGFVLSSTSHLSILFLQTSDNTDINIAIASNSIQPFTREQWSTNQQYMINSQRKRAVTVHVSNEHGERLQGAAINIEQVSKDFPFGSAIAKTILGNLPYQNWFTKRFNAAVFENELKWYATEPKQGKVDYTIADQMVGFVRANQIMARGHNIFWEDPKYTPAWVLNLTGPELQSAVNSRIQSLLSKYSEEFIHWDVSNEMLHFDFYEQRLGPNATLHFYEIAHQSDPLATLFMNEFNVVEGCSDVNSTVDTYISRLRELDQGDVSMDGIGLESHFTVPNPPLMRAILDKLATLGLPIWLTEVDISNALDKEQQAIYLEEVLREGFSHPSVNGIMLWTALHPNGCYQMCLTDHNFQNLPAGDVVDKLLKEWQTGKIEGETDEHGSYSFYGFLGQYEISVRYGSRSANSTISLGRADETKHYNIRL; translated from the exons ATGGGCATTGTTAAAACTGTTGGATGGACAAGATGTTCTAAACTTATAATGGCAGTGTCCGTTCAAAAACAA TGTAAAAAACAGCCGGAGGAGGCACTTTACAAGGGAGGGATTCTCAGCAATCAGCCTGTGAGCCGGATTGGCGTTTCTGCAATTAGTGCGTATTCACCGGCCTTGATATTGTACAATCTTACCCAGGGGACTATTTATTGCTTCTCCA GTTGGGTCAAGATACAAGGCGCAGAGTCAGCTCTCATAAGGGCAAGCCTAAAGACAGAAGACACGAGCTATGACTGTATAGGGACTGTTTTGGCCAAGCGTGGATGCTGGTCATTTCTCAAGGGTGGATTTGTCCTGAGCTCAACTTCTCATTTATCTATCCTGTTCCTTCAG ACTTCGGACAATACGGATATCAATATAGCAATTGCAAGCAATTCAATACAGCCATTTACCAGGGAGCAATGGAGTACAAATCAGCAATATATGATTAACAGT CAAAGGAAGCGTGCCGTGACAGTCCATGTCTCAAATGAACACGGAGAACGGTTGCAAGGGGCTGCTATTAACATAGAACAAGTATCAAAAGATTTCCCTTTCGGATCTGCAATAGCTAAGACCATTCTCGGAAATCTGCCATATCAA AACTGGTTTACTAAGCGATTCAATGCAGCAGTGTTTGAAAATGAACTCAAGTGGTATGCCACAGAGCCAAAGCAAGGGAAGGTCGACTACACCATTGCAGACCAAATGGTGGGATTTGTTCGAGCTAACCAAATCATGGCTAGAGGCCACAACATATTCTGGGAGGACCCAAAATACACTCCAGCATGGGTTCTTAACCTCACGGGTCCTGAATTACAATCAGCTGTCAACTCACGCATACAGAGTCTGCTGAGCAAATACAGTGAAGAATTCATTCACTGGGATGTCAGCAATGAGATGCTGCACTTCGATTTCTACGAGCAACGCCTTGGCCCTAATGCCACATTGCATTTCTATGAGATAGCACACCAGTCTGACCCTTTGGCAACACTGTTTATGAACGAGTTTAATGTGGTCGAGGGCTGCAGCGATGTGAATTCCACTGTTGATACCTACATCTCAAGGCTGAGAGAACTCGATCAAGGTGACGTTTCGATGGATGGAATTGGTCTAGAGAGCCACTTTACGGTACCAAACCCTCCTCTAATGAGAGCTATTTTGGACAAGTTGGCCACGCTAGGGCTTCCCATATGGCTTACTGAGGTGGATATTAGCAATGCACTTGACAAAGAACAACAG GCCATTTACTTAGAAGAAGTATTGAGAGAAGGTTTTTCACATCCTTCAGTGAATGGGATAATGCTTTGGACTGCGCTCCATCCCAATGGGTGTTACCAAATGTGCTTGACTgaccataattttcaaaatctgcCGGCTGGAGATGTGGTTGACAAGCTCCTGAAAGAGTGGCAAACTGGGAAGATTGAGGGTGAGACAGATGAGCATGGTTCTTATAGCTTTTATGGCTTCTTAGGACAGTACGAAATAAGTGTTAGATATGGCAGCAGAAGTGCAAATTCAACGATCTCGCTTGGTCGAGCTGATGAAACAAAGCACTATAACATTCGATTGTAA
- the LOC122313363 gene encoding thaumatin-like protein 1: protein MDHIFCCTSTLNILSLLVLLLTTRGVSGATFTFVNRCDYTVWPGILANAGSPRLDSTGFELPKDSSRSFQAPTGWSGRFWGRTNCNFDGSGSGSCLTGDCGSGQVECNGLGAAPPATLAEFTLGSGGQDFYDVSLVDGYNLPMIVEGTGGSGACDSTGCVSDLNQQCPLELRVGDGSACKSACEAFRSPEYCCIGEYGTPASCRPSVYSEMFKSACPRSYSYAYDDATSTFTCTGADYTLTFCPSSPSQKSSRDPTPTASATSLGSGSGYYSVSGSGSGEGSDTGSGSAEGSDTGSGYSVSGSGSGSGEATIADGSWLAGLAMGDSPRTLSPSTFQSALIAWATLSLTLSLQFL, encoded by the exons ATGGATCATATCTTCTGCTGCACTTCCACTCTCAATATTCTCAGTCTTCTTGTTCTGCTTCTCACCACTAGAG GCGTTTCGGGTGCTACATTTACGTTTGTGAACAGATGTGATTACACTGTGTGGCCAGGCATTCTCGCAAATGCAGGCAGCCCCAGGCTCGACAGCACTGGGTTCGAGCTCCCAAAGGATAGTTCCCGTTCCTTCCAAGCCCCCACCGGCTGGTCCGGCCGGTTCTGGGGTCGGACGAATTGTAATTTCGACGGATCCGGATCAGGGTCGTGCCTCACTGGCGACTGCGGCTCCGGACAAGTCGAGTGCAATGGACTTGGAGCCGCCCCGCCCGCCACTCTTGCCGAGTTTACGCTCGGGTCTGGTGGGCAGGATTTCTACGACGTCAGCTTGGTGGACGGGTACAACCTTCCCATGATCGTTGAAGGTACTGGCGGATCGGGTGCATGCGATTCGACCGGATGCGTCTCTGATCTGAACCAACAATGCCCCTTGGAGCTGAGGGTCGGGGACGGTAGCGCCTGTAAGAGCGCGTGCGAGGCGTTCAGGAGCCCCGAGTACTGCTGCATCGGCGAGTATGGCACGCCCGCTTCTTGTAGGCCCTCGGTGTACTCGGAAATGTTCAAGTCCGCGTGTCCGAGATCGTATAGCTACGCGTACGATGATGCTACGAGTACGTTCACCTGTACCGGTGCCGATTATACGCTGACGTTTTGCCCTTCGTCTCCAAG TCAGAAATCTTCAAGAGATCCAACCCCAACAGCATCAGCAACCTCTCTGGGGTCCGGGTCAGGATATTACTCTGTTTCGGGTTCAGGGTCAGGTGAAGGATCAGATACCGGTTCAGGGTCAGCTGAAGGATCAGATACCGGTTCAGGGTATTCCGTTTCTGGTTCAGGTTCAGGGTCAGGAGAAGCCACGATCGCAGATGGGTCATGGTTAGCTGGTTTGGCCATGGGAGACTCACCAAGAACACTTTCTCCTTCAACCTTCCAATCTGCATTAATAGCCTGGGCTACTTTGTCTCTCACCCTCTCATTGCAATTTTTGTAG